The following DNA comes from Papaver somniferum cultivar HN1 chromosome 4, ASM357369v1, whole genome shotgun sequence.
ctcattaaaatcaactagatcttatcttcaacttcaagagaatgaaaagtcaaacacaacgcaaaaagaatgaggtcattccgacatcggacgaaaaagttatggtcAAAACAAGAacgaaaaacttgagtgtgcaaagagaaggttcggatgataactcaacaacacgagctagccgaacctagagcctgcaaatcagtattttcgaagtgtttatagagagaggttcggcttgaaagtgatctaatcgagtcagccgaacctgacaaccacctggggtaaatttcacttctcaggttcggccaggaaggtttgcaaggtattagccgaacctgacactgttctgggacgtattcaatacacattttggggttcggctaaaaattgacatttacggtttagccgaactgttcatagacactttcagggagaaatttcaagaacagttcgactcaaaactcaactcaattatcagccgaacccgctactgtaaccgtcaaaacccctaagtttttagcaatttaacccattcaatccatgagaaacaacaaataaaagattgggtttgtagggaataccttcttatcctcatttcagtatttggagcttcaaatggttgaatttccgattcaatttccggttcaattatagtttttacaccttcatcttcaattggttcttcttctttaattcatggattggaagaggatttagaacacctgacatttgcttttttctttgtacgatccattatatagttcaatttaaccgatgatcgaatttttcacgaatcgataattaattatagtgatgaaaaaaaaaatctgagagaaaaggaaggtggtttagctagaggaagaagaagagatgtttaggatagtttattttttgattttaggttcaaggatatataggtaattgaactacccaatagACACTCCTTAGAAGGTCACCTAGGATGcgaaaactattttgtatgccttgaaagtttttggtatgcctagaATCATAGTTCTTATATTTTCTTGTATAAAATTACTTGGTCATTTATAAAAAAAGTTTCCCTTCGCTAAATAGACTCCGACTGAGAAGCCTTATGTTTTGACAATTCCAATTAACATAATAGAGAGATTGAAAGAGCAAGTGGACTGGGTTCTGATAGGACTGCTGTACATGTTGTTTGTCATCTTTATTTCACGTGTTTTTCCATCATGCATATTTTGAAGGTATTGCTGAACCCTTGCCAAAATCTACAAGCCATTCATATCAACCTAGAATAAATTCACTTACTTTTAACTAATATAAAGCAGCTGAGACACCACTAAAACCTAAATTTGATTGTGATGCGCAACGGATGCTTTAAAATTAAGCACAGTTTTGGACCTCTAATTAGACTTCTCCAGCTGTATGAAGCAATTTCATTTCTTCATCTAGCTACAAAATTTCAAAATAGTTCAAGCAAAGGCCTAACCATTTTAGTAAACTACAAAGAGAAAGCAAGAAAGTGAAACAAAGTGTTAATACCTGAGTATGGTGAGTGATGGTTAAGTTAATGGCTTATAATCATAAAGAACAAAAATGTCTCCGTCCCTTTCCTCTCTGGGGGGTGATACACTTTTTATTCATCATAAACTCTGTTGCCATCAGTAGTCCATGAGATGCTGTGACACCCACTACCATCCACACATTAAATAGCGACCTAAACTAATGAATTCTCAGTGCTCAAAACTCAACCCCCAAACACAAGCTTTCTCAACAGTTTCAAATTTCTGTGAGTTCTGAATTCATCATCTTTCTCCTGAGTCCTGATCATCAATCTTAAAAGCTTAAGCTAGCAATGTCGAGTTCTTCATCTTCCAGTTCACCACATATCTTGATCTTCCCTTACCCTGCACAAGGCCACATGATTCCAATCTTAGATTTTGCTCATCAGCTTTCTCTGCATAATCTAACCATCACCGTACTCGTAACACCAAAGAACCTCCCAATTCTCGAACCTTTACTCTCAAAAAACCCTTCTATCCAAAAATTAGTCTTACCTTCCCCAGGAAATCTAAAAATTCCTAAAGGTATTGAAAACGCAAAAGACCTATCACCCGCTCTGATTCCAGATATGATGATCACTATGACCAAACTCTATGATCCTTTACTCGAGCGGTTCAAATCTGAGCCTTCACCACCTGTTGCAATCATCTCAGATTTCTTCTTAGGTTGGACACAGAATCTCGCTTGTGAGCTCAAAATACCTCGTATTGTTTTCTCTACTACTTGTGCCATGGCACTTTCAATTATTGTGATCTGTTGCAAACTGGCGTCCTCCACAGCACAAATGATGATCCAATTTCTATCCATCAAATTCCAAATTCCCCAACTTTCCCTCGATGGCATATCCCTAGCTTAAGAAGTTCTTTTTCTGATAGAAATGAAGATTCTGTTActaacagaaaaaatttgcttGCGAATGTTCGTAGTTGGGGAGTTGTGTTTAACTCGTTTACCGAGTTGGAATCGGTGTACTTGGATTTCATGAAGAAGAGAACTGACGGGTTGGGTTATAAGCGAGTTTGGGCTGTGGGACCGCTTTTTCCTAATGTTGATCCCACCGCTAAGGAGAGAGGTGGGCCAAGTTCAGGAAAAAGTGTCTCATGGCTCGATAAATGTCCGAAGAATTCAGTGGTATTTGTTTGTTTTGGCAGTCAAGCTGCACTCCCGAATAAACAAATGGAAGCTCTAGCAGCTGGGCTGGAATGCAGCAAAGTTCGTTTTCTATGGTGCGTGAAAGAGCCTGGAGAAGGACTTGCTAAAGGTGCATACAGTGCTCTTCCTGCAGGATTTGAAGAGCGCATAGCTGGTAGAGGAATGTTGATTAGAGGAGGATGGGTTCCGCAATTGTTAATTCTAACACACCCATCTGTTGGATCATTCATGACTCATTGCGGGTGGAACTCGACACTAGAAGGACTCGCCTCAGGAGTTGTCTTGTTAGCTTGGCCGATGATGGCTGAACAGTTCATTAACGCAAATCtcattgtggatcaattgaaagtTGCTATCAGGGATTGTGAAGGGAATGAATTGGTTCCTAACTCGGTTAAGTTAGGAGAGTTGGTCGCTGAATCATTCAGTGAGCGTTGGAGAGTTAGAGCTGAGAAGCTGTCTAAGGCTGCAAATGCAGCGGTGCAGCAAGGTGGAACGTCATTCAAGGACTTGCAAAGCCTAGTTAAAGATTTGCGTGGGCTTAACAAATAATGCTGTAAAGAAAGTGCAGTGGCTTAGCTTTCTTCTACTACGGACGGGGTAATAGCTACAACTTAACAATATATGACTAGTCTAATAAACTTGTTAGCCTGATTCAGTAGAGCTTACAAAAACTATACAGTAGTCTAGTAAACCTCCTTGGTGCTTTTGTGTTTTTCATTTGGGTACTTGGCCTCCCGTATCTGGTTCCGTTTTTAGTTCCTATGTAATCTATGGGTTGGAGCGCCCTTATCAATGAAATCTTCTTTTAACCTATCAAATACCTCATTCTTTGGTCATGCTAGAGTGAAAGAACGATACTGAATCAGATAAAACTTGAGAAAGAAATAAGCAAGGAAATCTTGAGAGTaacaaagagaaggaagttaaagaTGAAAATGCGTATGGAAGTGATCGTCCTGGACTACTTATAAAAGCTAATCACCATGCCGACAACACAGAGAGGGTTACTCTAAACGTGATTGATGAACGCAAAAATTGAAACATTTTGGGCCATGAAAATGAGACAATTTTACTTGCATAGGCATGTCTACTTCTTGCTGTTAATATGAATTGGCAAGACAGGAAAGAAAGGAGGTTTGTAATTGTTATCATGGACAACTGCAAACCAACTCCAACTCATTCTTAAATTGGCAATACAGAACATAAGTGACCAATACCAACTCTGGCGCCTTATCATGGACCTAGAAATTTGGGTAGAAGAAAATGTCCAGCTAGGTAGGGTTTTTGTCCATCTGGTTTAGGACCTAGAATTTGCGCAGGTATGCAAAAATTGCCCTGACCATGATATTACAAAGATGGTAATTCAATACTTTCAATTACCCAAAACATTTCTAGATATTGCCAGCAAAGTTCATCAAATGACAACTGAATTTTTTTTCAGAACATCCTAAATAGAAGTATTTTCtccaaataaatatatatataattgaaGTATTCATACAAGCTTGACAATGTTTTTCACTCTCCTTGGGATTACACAGCAAACAGAAGTAATCATTTGTGCGGGTATTGGTATTTAATATATCTGGAATCTCAAACACTGCTGTACATGAATAATTATCCTAATACAAGGTGATATTATTCCTCCTATAAATCTCAATTATGAATGGATATCTGGAAACAGAAATTTGAACTTGGTTAACAAATATTGCACAAAATTCAGAACATTACGTCTTTATTTGCATGTCATGAAGTTTTAAGGAGCTTCTCCTTTGACTTGGAAATAAGCTTAAATTTCTCCTCTGCCTCAACTTGCTGACGAATATCAGTTTTTGATGCTCTATCAGGATGGAATCTCAGCAAGGCTTTTCTGTAAGCTGCATGTACCTGCCATGATCATGGAACATGagtaaaaaaaattgtataaatGTGGGACTACTAAAATTGAGTGTTCTGTAGGTGCAACTTACCTCACGGGGCAGCGGGTTGGAGCCACCTTCTACATGGATGTCCAATCTACGAAGTAGTGATGCCATATCAGTACACTGCATTTCCAGCTTATCGAGTTTATTCCTTATTTCAACGCGAATTCTCTCTTTTAAGTTGATATTTTCCTCGGCCTGTATTAGCAAATATTAAGATGCATATGATGTTAATAAAGTCAATAAATATATGTGTATTAAATGAACCCAAGTGGTTATTATGCCTGACAAAATTGCAATGGGAATGGAGAAAGGCAGTCCTATCTAAAGGTAAACTACAATGATAAACAGGAACAAACTCAACCTTTGTCATGATTTCTCTTAATTCTTCCACCCGCTTTTTCTGCCTACTTTCCACATCTAATATCCGAAGTTTTTCCGCTCTTCTTCTCTTCCTCAACTTTTTTGCCTCTTGTGACTGCCAAAAAAATAAGCTCAAAGTGTCAGATGTTAGTTCGCAATTTAATGACTTCGCATATAAACTAAAACCTAAGGACCCATGATGCCCAAAAGCCAGAGTATCatctgaaagaaaaataaaaggaataacCGAAGGACAACAGGCCAAGCCAAACAAAACAGCTATTGAGGTTCAAGGAAAAACCTGAATTTGTAACTGTTCCCTCCTGGATGCCCATTCTTCTGCCATCGCACGCTTATGCTCATCCGTCTCCTTATATTCCTCTCTTCCAT
Coding sequences within:
- the LOC113275745 gene encoding UDP-glycosyltransferase 89B2-like, which encodes MKKRTDGLGYKRVWAVGPLFPNVDPTAKERGGPSSGKSVSWLDKCPKNSVVFVCFGSQAALPNKQMEALAAGLECSKVRFLWCVKEPGEGLAKGAYSALPAGFEERIAGRGMLIRGGWVPQLLILTHPSVGSFMTHCGWNSTLEGLASGVVLLAWPMMAEQFINANLIVDQLKVAIRDCEGNELVPNSVKLGELVAESFSERWRVRAEKLSKAANAAVQQGGTSFKDLQSLVKDLRGLNK